From Streptomyces chrestomyceticus JCM 4735, one genomic window encodes:
- a CDS encoding pyridoxamine 5'-phosphate oxidase family protein, whose product MPQAPKELSFTRTERTVPTRARERAAYDHETVHAILDAGYLCHLGFVRDGAPVVLPTLYGRVGHRLYLHGSTGSRPLRMAGETADPGLPVCVTVTHVDGLVLAKSAFHHSINYRSVVVHGTAYQVTDHDEKTAALDTLVDQVVPGRAADSRPANAKELAATAVIRLDLDEVSAKIRTGGPNDEPADLALPHWSGVLPVAPRYGAPVPADDLAPDIVEPAYLSAR is encoded by the coding sequence ATGCCCCAGGCGCCCAAGGAGCTGTCCTTCACCCGGACGGAGCGCACCGTGCCGACCCGCGCCCGCGAGCGCGCCGCCTACGACCACGAGACCGTGCACGCCATCCTCGACGCCGGCTACCTGTGCCACCTCGGTTTCGTCCGCGACGGCGCCCCCGTCGTCCTGCCCACGCTCTACGGCCGGGTCGGCCACCGCCTCTACTTGCACGGATCGACCGGTTCGCGCCCGCTGCGCATGGCCGGTGAGACGGCCGACCCCGGCCTGCCCGTGTGCGTCACCGTCACCCACGTCGACGGCCTGGTCCTGGCCAAGTCGGCCTTCCACCACTCGATCAACTACCGCAGCGTCGTCGTCCACGGCACCGCCTACCAGGTCACCGACCACGACGAGAAGACGGCCGCGCTCGACACGCTGGTCGACCAGGTCGTGCCGGGCCGGGCCGCCGACTCCCGGCCGGCGAACGCCAAGGAGCTGGCCGCCACCGCCGTCATCCGCCTCGACCTGGACGAGGTCTCCGCCAAGATCCGCACCGGCGGCCCGAACGACGAGCCCGCGGACCTCGCGCTCCCCCACTGGAGCGGCGTCCTGCCGGTCGCCCCCCGGTACGGAGCTCCCGTCCCGGCCGACGACCTCGCCCCGGACATCGTCGAACCCGCCTACCTCTCGGCCCGCTGA
- a CDS encoding aminotransferase class I/II-fold pyridoxal phosphate-dependent enzyme — MLGEYRIEGRRASEIAASVERAVGAGELQPGEVLPPMRELAVYLEVNPNTVASAYRTLRDRGVIETAGRRGSRVRPRPASTVREAVLGPLPPGVRDAAAGNPDPALLPALGRALAAAAARSAERPTLYGAPAVTTELERMARAAFEADGVPSGSIAVTSGALDAIERVLDVHLRPGDTVAVEDPGWGSLLDLIPGLGLRAVPVAVDDEGPLPDQVGRAVRDGARALVVTDRAQNPTGAVLGAARSRELREVLAGHRDLLLVEDDHGHDIVDLPLHPLAGATDHWALVRSTAKAYGPDLRLAVLTGDAVTVDRVRGRQRLGPGWVSHLLQDAVVHLWRTGAVDPKAVADAYGRRRNVLIDALAARGVRARGRSGMNVWIPVPDETGAVARLLHAGWAVAPGARFRMGSPPGIRITIAGLAEEELPALADAVASAVEPKEARRYD; from the coding sequence GTGCTAGGAGAGTATCGGATCGAAGGGCGGCGCGCATCGGAAATTGCCGCCAGTGTCGAGCGAGCCGTCGGTGCGGGCGAGCTCCAACCGGGCGAAGTCCTGCCACCAATGCGGGAGTTGGCCGTCTATCTGGAGGTCAATCCCAATACGGTGGCGTCCGCGTACCGGACGCTGCGGGACCGGGGGGTGATCGAGACCGCGGGCCGCCGCGGCAGCCGGGTGCGCCCGCGGCCGGCCAGTACGGTCCGCGAGGCGGTGCTGGGGCCCCTGCCGCCCGGCGTGCGCGACGCGGCCGCAGGAAATCCGGACCCCGCGCTGCTGCCCGCCCTCGGGCGGGCGCTGGCCGCGGCCGCCGCCCGCAGCGCGGAGCGCCCGACGCTGTACGGGGCCCCTGCCGTCACCACGGAGCTGGAGCGGATGGCCCGCGCCGCCTTCGAGGCCGACGGGGTGCCGAGCGGCTCGATCGCCGTCACCTCCGGGGCGCTGGACGCGATAGAGCGGGTGCTCGACGTGCATCTGCGGCCCGGTGACACGGTCGCGGTCGAGGACCCGGGCTGGGGGAGCCTGCTGGACCTGATTCCCGGCCTCGGGCTGCGGGCCGTTCCGGTCGCGGTGGACGACGAGGGGCCGCTGCCCGACCAGGTCGGCCGGGCGGTGCGCGACGGCGCCCGCGCCCTGGTCGTCACGGACCGGGCACAGAACCCGACGGGTGCCGTGCTCGGCGCCGCCCGGTCCCGGGAGCTGCGCGAGGTGCTGGCGGGCCATCGGGACCTGCTGCTGGTGGAGGACGATCACGGCCACGACATCGTCGACCTCCCGCTGCATCCGCTCGCGGGCGCCACGGACCACTGGGCGCTGGTCCGTTCCACGGCCAAGGCGTACGGCCCCGACCTGCGGCTCGCCGTGCTGACCGGGGACGCCGTGACGGTGGACCGGGTGCGTGGGCGCCAGCGGCTCGGACCCGGCTGGGTGAGCCATCTCCTGCAGGACGCGGTGGTGCACCTGTGGCGTACGGGAGCGGTCGACCCGAAGGCCGTCGCGGACGCCTACGGCAGACGCCGGAACGTGCTGATCGACGCCTTGGCGGCCCGCGGCGTCCGGGCGCGGGGACGCAGCGGGATGAACGTATGGATTCCGGTGCCCGACGAAACCGGCGCGGTCGCCCGGCTGTTGCACGCGGGCTGGGCCGTCGCGCCCGGAGCGCGCTTCCGTATGGGCTCGCCGCCCGGCATACGCATCACCATCGCGGGCCTCGCGGAGGAGGAACTGCCGGCACTGGCGGATGCCGTCGCCTCCGCCGTCGAACCGAAGGAGGCGCGCCGTTACGACTGA
- a CDS encoding GNAT family N-acetyltransferase has protein sequence MLDQSFLVRGPRVAVRRISFRDREEIATLTRESAALHHPWIPARDTTEEAFRAYVAKFDQPTHEGFVVCLRGSGAIVGGVNINNIVRGGIQSGALGYVAYASTTGHGYMTEGLRLVVRYAFTELGLHRLEANIQPGNVSSVRLVERLGFRLEGYSPRFQYVDGAWRDHERWAVTAEMTEQAAGSVPR, from the coding sequence ATGCTTGATCAGAGCTTTCTTGTCCGTGGTCCGCGGGTGGCTGTCCGGCGGATCTCCTTCCGGGACCGGGAGGAGATCGCGACCCTCACCCGCGAGAGCGCCGCACTGCACCACCCGTGGATCCCCGCGCGGGACACCACGGAAGAGGCGTTCCGCGCGTACGTCGCCAAGTTCGACCAGCCCACCCATGAGGGCTTCGTGGTGTGTCTCCGGGGGAGCGGTGCGATCGTCGGCGGGGTCAACATCAACAACATCGTGCGGGGCGGCATCCAGAGCGGAGCCCTCGGCTACGTCGCCTACGCGTCCACCACCGGGCACGGCTATATGACCGAAGGGCTCCGCCTCGTCGTCCGGTACGCCTTCACCGAGCTGGGGCTGCACCGGCTGGAAGCCAACATCCAGCCCGGCAACGTCTCCTCCGTCCGGCTCGTCGAGCGACTGGGGTTCCGGCTGGAGGGCTACTCCCCGCGCTTCCAGTATGTGGACGGCGCGTGGCGCGACCACGAACGGTGGGCGGTGACTGCCGAGATGACCGAGCAGGCCGCTGGGTCGGTCCCTCGCTAG
- a CDS encoding DMT family transporter: MCYEIREPHRSPMSTAAPSETSATPPPSPPTRSRTTPGTTPAHPMDLPRTDAHRGSTRRALDWRLRFGILSLVWGFSFLFIKVGTQGYAPLHVTFGRLAFGSAVLVAVLVAKRERLPRSARTWGHLAVAAFFLNALPFSLLAYAELTIPSTLAGICNASSPLWGMALSLVALSEDRPTRRRVAGLGLGFLGVLTVLGAWQGFSGTDPTGTAMALGASLSYPIGWIYVRRTLAGAKVSNVALSGTQMLLATAQVGLVTALFTSAPAAYPVVPLLAVVALGALGTGFAFLLQYGLVAEVGPTTAQMVTYFVPVIATTAGVALLGEQLRWNTPVGALIVLAGAALTQSRPRRTS; encoded by the coding sequence TTGTGCTACGAAATCAGGGAGCCGCATCGTAGTCCTATGAGCACCGCCGCCCCTTCCGAAACATCTGCAACTCCCCCACCGTCACCCCCAACCCGCTCCCGAACCACCCCCGGCACCACCCCGGCCCACCCCATGGATCTGCCCCGAACCGACGCGCACCGGGGCAGCACACGCCGCGCCCTCGACTGGCGCCTGCGGTTCGGCATCCTGAGCCTGGTCTGGGGCTTCAGCTTCCTCTTCATCAAGGTCGGCACACAGGGGTACGCGCCCCTGCACGTCACCTTCGGCCGCCTGGCGTTCGGCTCGGCGGTGCTCGTCGCCGTACTGGTCGCCAAGCGGGAGCGGCTGCCCCGCTCCGCGCGGACCTGGGGTCATCTGGCGGTCGCCGCGTTCTTCCTCAACGCCCTCCCCTTCTCCCTCTTGGCCTACGCCGAGCTGACCATCCCCTCCACCCTGGCCGGCATCTGCAACGCCAGCTCCCCACTGTGGGGCATGGCCCTCTCCCTGGTCGCCCTCTCCGAGGACCGGCCCACCCGCCGCCGCGTCGCGGGCCTGGGCCTCGGCTTCCTGGGCGTACTGACCGTGCTCGGCGCCTGGCAGGGATTCTCCGGAACGGATCCGACGGGCACCGCGATGGCCCTGGGCGCATCACTGAGCTACCCCATCGGCTGGATCTACGTCCGGCGCACCCTGGCCGGCGCCAAGGTCTCCAACGTCGCCCTCTCCGGTACCCAGATGCTCCTCGCCACGGCCCAGGTCGGCCTGGTGACCGCGCTCTTCACCTCCGCCCCGGCCGCCTACCCTGTCGTCCCCCTCCTCGCCGTCGTCGCGCTCGGCGCCCTGGGCACCGGGTTCGCCTTCCTGTTGCAGTACGGGCTGGTGGCCGAGGTGGGCCCCACCACCGCCCAGATGGTCACCTATTTCGTCCCCGTGATCGCCACCACGGCCGGTGTCGCCCTGCTCGGCGAGCAACTCCGCTGGAACACTCCCGTCGGCGCGCTGATCGTCCTGGCAGGAGCCGCACTGACCCAGAGCCGCCCCCGTCGTACCAGCTAG
- a CDS encoding LysR family transcriptional regulator, with protein sequence MLNLDRLRTLSAVARHGSVSAAADGLHVTTSAVSQQLAKLERETGQQLLAKNGRGVRLTDAGRLLADHAVRILSQVELAQAELEAHRGQAVGELRLGAFPTAARGLFPAALAGLRAEHPQLRPLLREMEPEASVRCVVRGDIDLGVVLDWHNRPLSLPEGLAKVPILNDPADVAMPADHPLAHRDSVELAELADDEWVSWPQGEFCHDWLMFTLRSQGIEPRIAHMVEEHHTQLALIGAGLGVAVAPRLGRGPVPAGVRVVPVRHTMQRHVYAIWRADADRRPSIRAAVTALRAAGEEVEGR encoded by the coding sequence ATGTTGAACCTTGATCGCTTGCGGACGCTGAGCGCGGTGGCCCGGCACGGCTCGGTGAGTGCGGCGGCGGACGGGCTGCATGTGACGACCTCCGCCGTCTCGCAGCAGCTCGCCAAGCTGGAGCGGGAGACAGGCCAGCAGCTCCTGGCCAAGAACGGGCGTGGTGTGCGGCTGACCGACGCCGGCCGGCTGCTGGCCGACCATGCCGTACGGATTCTCTCGCAGGTCGAGCTGGCTCAGGCGGAGCTGGAGGCCCACCGCGGTCAGGCCGTCGGTGAGCTGCGGCTCGGTGCCTTCCCCACCGCGGCGCGCGGACTGTTCCCCGCCGCGCTGGCCGGGCTCCGCGCCGAGCATCCCCAACTCCGCCCGCTGCTGCGGGAGATGGAGCCCGAAGCCTCGGTGCGGTGCGTGGTGCGCGGCGACATCGACCTGGGTGTCGTGCTGGACTGGCACAATCGGCCGCTGTCACTGCCCGAAGGGCTGGCGAAGGTGCCGATCCTGAACGACCCGGCCGACGTCGCCATGCCGGCCGATCATCCGCTGGCGCACCGCGACTCGGTCGAACTGGCGGAGCTGGCCGACGACGAGTGGGTCTCCTGGCCGCAGGGCGAGTTCTGCCACGACTGGCTGATGTTCACCCTGCGCAGCCAGGGGATCGAGCCGCGCATCGCGCACATGGTGGAGGAGCACCACACCCAACTGGCACTGATCGGAGCCGGACTGGGGGTCGCGGTGGCGCCCCGGCTGGGGCGCGGGCCGGTGCCGGCGGGGGTGCGCGTGGTGCCCGTACGCCACACGATGCAGCGGCACGTCTACGCGATCTGGCGCGCCGACGCCGACCGGAGGCCGTCCATCCGTGCCGCGGTCACCGCGTTGCGCGCGGCGGGCGAGGAGGTGGAAGGGCGTTGA
- a CDS encoding GNAT family N-acetyltransferase, with protein sequence MGTHLTNTLHIRSARPDDLEAVAALRWQWVREAGEAPPVTTRDAFVRHFVAWSRENASSHHCLVMVRGDAVIGMAWLAVTRRVPSPRALERASGDVQCVYVVPRERDGGLGGRLIDAVLELAHQQGLERVTVHSSVRAVRAYARHGFGTSPLLLQADVPPPTDLPTAAPPLLPEEDLR encoded by the coding sequence ATGGGCACCCACCTCACGAACACCCTCCACATCCGCTCCGCCCGCCCGGACGATCTTGAGGCCGTCGCCGCACTCCGATGGCAGTGGGTGCGGGAGGCCGGCGAGGCGCCGCCCGTCACCACGCGCGATGCGTTCGTGCGCCATTTCGTGGCGTGGTCGCGGGAGAACGCGTCCTCGCACCACTGTCTGGTCATGGTCCGTGGCGACGCCGTCATCGGCATGGCGTGGCTGGCGGTCACCCGGCGTGTACCGAGCCCGCGCGCGCTGGAGCGGGCGTCGGGTGATGTGCAGTGTGTGTACGTCGTACCGCGCGAGCGGGACGGAGGTCTGGGCGGGCGGCTCATCGACGCGGTGCTGGAACTGGCTCACCAGCAGGGACTTGAACGCGTGACAGTGCACTCCAGCGTCCGGGCGGTCCGGGCTTACGCACGGCACGGTTTCGGCACATCACCCCTCCTGTTACAGGCCGATGTGCCACCGCCAACCGATCTGCCGACCGCCGCCCCGCCCCTGCTCCCGGAAGAAGACCTCCGCTAG
- a CDS encoding carboxyl transferase domain-containing protein produces the protein MAVVTDDFAEFPAPEAERAERGAASGPGSGGESAAMVPYDDGPLGWDGYGSARQRARERTGESESVVCGTARVAGVETVLISFEFGFLGGSLGERTGDRLVAAWDRARELRLPVVTLIATGGSRMQEGMRALTQLQRVAGRSALNRAAGLPQIAVLRDPTTGGGWATLGAGADVVLALPGAQVGFAGSRVRPADADPYAYSAEGQVTAGQADAVVPLDEVRTVLGRWLRLLSPGGDGVAAGGVSPHEVAAADVSPYTAPGATPGATADRDVTAGAVPAGAVPAATEPAGATPGAADPSGADPAAAVPAATDPPGVAPATTDLAGVVPTATNPAGATPAGLAPDAALPVTPAAPPPYALGAAELPASGWEAVRSARDVRRPRAAAYLDAYFDWREEISGDRCGGTDPGIRCGFGRHEGRTVAFAAQCGTAVRPAGFRTAARLIRMADRLGIPVLTLIDTPGAANDAAAERAGAGAAIADVFAALASVRTPVTSLLIGEGGSGGALALAAPGRLWATPDSYFSVIAPEAAAAILKRDADAVRDTADQLRIRPQDLLDLGLIQGIVPPPASR, from the coding sequence ATCGCCGTGGTGACGGACGACTTCGCGGAGTTTCCCGCGCCGGAGGCGGAGCGGGCAGAGCGGGGCGCGGCGTCGGGGCCGGGGTCGGGAGGCGAGTCGGCGGCCATGGTGCCGTACGACGACGGACCGCTCGGCTGGGACGGCTACGGCTCCGCGCGGCAGCGGGCGCGGGAACGGACCGGTGAGAGCGAGTCCGTGGTCTGCGGCACCGCCCGTGTCGCCGGGGTGGAGACCGTTCTGATCTCCTTCGAGTTCGGCTTTCTCGGTGGCTCCCTCGGGGAGCGCACGGGTGATCGGCTGGTGGCCGCCTGGGACCGCGCCCGGGAGCTGCGCCTGCCGGTCGTGACGCTGATCGCCACCGGCGGCAGCCGGATGCAGGAGGGTATGCGGGCCCTGACCCAGCTCCAGCGGGTGGCCGGCCGTTCCGCGCTGAACCGGGCCGCGGGGCTCCCTCAGATCGCCGTACTCCGCGATCCGACGACCGGCGGCGGCTGGGCGACGCTCGGCGCGGGCGCGGATGTCGTGCTCGCCCTGCCGGGCGCACAGGTCGGCTTCGCAGGCTCACGCGTACGACCGGCGGACGCCGACCCGTATGCGTACAGCGCCGAGGGCCAGGTGACGGCCGGACAGGCCGACGCCGTCGTCCCGCTGGACGAGGTGCGCACGGTGCTGGGCCGGTGGCTGCGATTGCTGTCGCCGGGGGGCGATGGGGTAGCGGCGGGGGGCGTGTCGCCGCACGAGGTAGCGGCGGCGGACGTGTCGCCGTACACGGCGCCGGGCGCGACGCCGGGCGCGACAGCAGACCGGGACGTGACTGCCGGAGCGGTCCCTGCCGGAGCGGTACCCGCCGCGACAGAGCCGGCCGGAGCGACCCCGGGCGCAGCGGACCCGAGCGGGGCAGACCCGGCCGCAGCAGTCCCCGCCGCGACAGACCCACCCGGAGTCGCCCCCGCCACGACAGACCTGGCCGGAGTCGTCCCCACCGCGACAAACCCGGCCGGAGCGACCCCGGCCGGGCTCGCCCCCGACGCAGCGCTTCCCGTCACACCGGCCGCCCCGCCTCCCTACGCGCTCGGCGCCGCCGAACTCCCGGCGTCCGGATGGGAGGCCGTGCGTTCGGCTCGCGACGTGCGGCGCCCGCGCGCCGCGGCGTATCTGGACGCGTACTTCGACTGGCGCGAGGAGATCAGCGGCGACCGCTGCGGCGGCACCGACCCGGGCATACGCTGCGGATTCGGCCGGCATGAGGGGCGCACGGTCGCGTTCGCCGCCCAGTGCGGCACGGCCGTGCGCCCCGCGGGATTCCGTACGGCCGCCCGGCTGATCCGGATGGCGGACCGGCTCGGCATACCGGTACTCACCCTCATCGACACCCCGGGCGCGGCCAACGACGCGGCTGCGGAACGCGCCGGCGCGGGCGCCGCCATCGCGGACGTCTTCGCCGCGCTGGCCTCGGTCCGTACGCCCGTCACCTCACTGCTGATCGGAGAGGGTGGTTCCGGCGGGGCGCTGGCGCTGGCCGCGCCGGGCCGGCTGTGGGCGACGCCGGACAGCTACTTCTCCGTCATCGCCCCGGAAGCCGCCGCCGCCATCCTCAAGCGCGACGCGGACGCGGTACGCGACACGGCCGACCAACTCCGGATACGCCCCCAGGACTTGCTGGACCTGGGACTCATCCAGGGCATCGTCCCGCCTCCCGCATCCCGGTGA
- a CDS encoding acyl-CoA synthetase produces the protein MNVLFPALSDASPQPALRFGERALSYRQLAAVAGRLAERLDGEIRVAVWATPTLETAVAVVAALLAGVPAVPVNPKIGESELAHIVSDSGPTLVLAEPDAELPGALAALPRLDVDPAAADEEVPPLPYEPGPETAALVVYTSGTTGPPKGVVLPRRALAHTLDALAEAWQWTADDVLVHGLPLFHVHGLVLGVLGPLRRGGSVHHLGRFSTEGVVRELTADGTMLFGVPTMYHRLAVEAGENPALAKALGRARLLVSGSAALPRTDHERLAAAAGCRVIERYGMTETLMNTSVRVDGEPAPGSVGVPLPGVYVRLVDESGQAVETSDGETVGEIQVRGPNLFVEYLNRPDATAAAFDGGWFRTGDMATRDAAGNYRIVGRKATDLIKSGGYKIGAGEIENALLEHPGVGEAAVTGEPDEDLGERIVAWIVPAPAAEGAAVPSDTELIDHVARQLAPHKRPRVVHFLEALPRNDMGKVLKRDLRA, from the coding sequence GTGAACGTGCTCTTTCCGGCGCTGAGCGACGCGTCGCCGCAGCCCGCGCTGCGCTTCGGCGAGCGGGCGCTCAGTTACCGCCAGTTGGCCGCGGTGGCGGGCCGGCTCGCCGAGCGGCTCGACGGCGAGATCCGGGTGGCGGTCTGGGCCACGCCCACCCTGGAGACCGCGGTCGCCGTGGTGGCCGCGCTGCTCGCCGGAGTGCCCGCGGTGCCCGTCAACCCGAAGATCGGCGAGAGCGAGCTGGCGCACATCGTGTCGGACAGCGGGCCGACGCTCGTCCTGGCCGAGCCGGACGCCGAGCTGCCCGGCGCGCTGGCGGCCCTGCCCCGCCTCGACGTCGATCCCGCCGCCGCCGACGAGGAGGTGCCGCCCCTCCCGTACGAGCCGGGTCCCGAGACCGCCGCCCTCGTCGTCTACACCTCCGGCACGACGGGCCCGCCCAAGGGCGTCGTGCTCCCCCGCCGGGCGCTCGCGCACACACTGGACGCGCTGGCGGAGGCGTGGCAGTGGACCGCCGACGATGTCCTCGTGCACGGTCTGCCGCTGTTCCACGTGCACGGCCTCGTGCTGGGCGTCCTCGGGCCGCTGCGGCGCGGCGGCAGCGTGCACCACCTGGGCCGGTTCAGCACCGAGGGCGTCGTCCGGGAGCTGACCGCGGACGGCACGATGCTGTTCGGCGTACCGACGATGTACCACCGCCTGGCCGTCGAAGCGGGCGAGAACCCCGCGCTCGCCAAGGCCCTGGGCCGGGCCCGCCTTCTGGTGTCCGGCTCGGCCGCACTGCCGCGCACGGACCACGAGCGGCTCGCCGCGGCCGCCGGATGCCGCGTCATCGAGCGGTACGGCATGACCGAGACGCTGATGAACACGAGCGTGCGGGTGGACGGCGAGCCCGCGCCGGGCAGCGTCGGCGTACCGCTGCCCGGTGTGTACGTCCGACTCGTCGACGAGTCCGGCCAGGCCGTCGAGACGAGCGACGGCGAAACGGTCGGCGAGATCCAGGTCCGCGGCCCCAACCTGTTCGTCGAGTACCTCAACCGCCCGGACGCCACCGCCGCGGCCTTCGACGGCGGCTGGTTCCGTACCGGCGACATGGCCACCCGCGACGCCGCGGGCAACTACCGCATCGTGGGCCGCAAGGCCACCGATCTCATCAAGAGCGGCGGCTACAAGATCGGCGCGGGCGAGATCGAGAACGCCCTGCTGGAGCACCCGGGCGTCGGTGAGGCCGCCGTGACGGGCGAACCGGACGAGGACCTGGGCGAGCGGATCGTCGCCTGGATCGTGCCGGCGCCGGCGGCCGAGGGCGCCGCCGTACCGTCCGACACCGAGCTGATCGACCACGTGGCCCGGCAGTTGGCGCCCCACAAGCGCCCGCGCGTGGTCCATTTCCTCGAAGCCCTTCCCCGCAACGACATGGGCAAGGTGCTGAAACGGGACCTCCGTGCGTAG
- a CDS encoding pyridoxamine 5'-phosphate oxidase family protein, producing the protein MTGTQRRGRRIMMTPHERDAFLTEQRTCRVATVGTDGTPHVGALWFAWDGAALWLYSITRSKRWAQLRKNPRIAVVVDDGHDYGQLRGVELTGSADFVGEVPRTGDVCAELDVPERLFATKYFGLEQMPHDGRHAWLRLVPEAAVSWDFRKMPG; encoded by the coding sequence ATGACCGGCACACAGCGGCGCGGGCGCCGCATCATGATGACGCCGCACGAACGGGACGCCTTCCTGACGGAGCAGCGCACCTGCCGGGTGGCCACCGTGGGCACGGACGGCACGCCGCACGTCGGCGCCCTCTGGTTCGCCTGGGACGGCGCCGCCCTCTGGCTGTACTCGATCACCCGCAGCAAGCGCTGGGCCCAGTTGCGCAAGAATCCGCGGATCGCGGTGGTCGTCGACGACGGGCACGACTACGGGCAACTGCGCGGGGTCGAGCTGACCGGCAGCGCGGACTTCGTCGGCGAAGTACCTCGAACAGGTGATGTCTGCGCGGAATTGGACGTGCCCGAGCGGCTGTTCGCCACCAAGTACTTCGGCCTGGAACAGATGCCGCACGACGGCCGACACGCCTGGCTGCGGTTGGTCCCGGAAGCCGCCGTGTCCTGGGACTTCCGCAAGATGCCGGGCTGA
- a CDS encoding cysteine hydrolase, producing the protein MASGARLLEQTDPATTALLTVECQRGVVGPDGALPELAAAVRASGALARVARLVGAAHDAGVQVLHAVAERRPDGRGANRNARLFAAAERLPVQQTVGTTAVRVADPVPVSEDDLIVRRLHGLSPLAGTDVDPLLRNLGCRTLVIVGVSANVAIPNAVFDAVNLGYTAVVPADAIAGVPADYTAAMVRHTLALVATVTTTADLLACWRGTRSRTPGPRTAAE; encoded by the coding sequence ATGGCATCCGGCGCCCGCCTCCTGGAACAGACCGATCCGGCGACGACGGCCCTGCTCACCGTCGAGTGCCAGCGCGGCGTCGTCGGGCCGGACGGCGCGCTGCCGGAACTGGCCGCGGCGGTCCGCGCGTCCGGGGCGCTCGCCCGGGTGGCGCGGCTGGTCGGGGCCGCTCACGACGCGGGGGTGCAGGTGCTGCACGCCGTCGCCGAGCGCCGTCCGGACGGCCGGGGCGCCAACCGCAACGCGCGCCTGTTCGCCGCCGCCGAGCGGCTGCCCGTACAGCAGACCGTCGGGACGACCGCGGTACGGGTCGCCGACCCGGTGCCCGTCTCCGAGGACGACCTGATCGTCCGCAGGCTGCACGGGCTGTCGCCGCTCGCCGGTACGGACGTGGACCCGCTGCTGCGCAACCTCGGGTGCCGCACCCTCGTCATCGTCGGGGTGTCGGCGAACGTGGCGATCCCGAACGCCGTCTTCGACGCGGTCAACCTCGGGTACACGGCGGTGGTGCCCGCCGACGCCATCGCCGGCGTGCCGGCCGACTACACGGCGGCGATGGTCCGGCACACCCTCGCCCTCGTCGCCACCGTCACCACCACCGCCGACCTGCTCGCCTGCTGGCGCGGGACGCGGAGCCGGACGCCCGGCCCCCGGACCGCGGCCGAGTGA
- a CDS encoding Rieske (2Fe-2S) protein — protein MTQQASTGRRTSTRTGARTTRRAVVAAAGAAGLAAALAACGNGSDGYGDSASSAPPDATGSAGGDGSKNGDTEPGSKDPGSAGAGAAGSVLARTTDIPEGGGKVFKDRKVVVTQPAKGEFKAFSAVCRHQGCLVNEVADGTINCPCHGSRYAVADGSVRNGPATQGLVAAKVSVEGGSIKLG, from the coding sequence ATGACGCAGCAGGCATCGACAGGGCGGCGGACGAGCACACGGACGGGCGCGCGGACGACACGCCGTGCGGTCGTCGCGGCGGCCGGCGCGGCGGGACTGGCCGCCGCGCTCGCGGCCTGCGGGAACGGCTCGGACGGGTACGGCGACAGCGCCTCGTCCGCGCCGCCCGACGCGACGGGGAGCGCCGGGGGCGACGGATCGAAGAACGGCGACACGGAGCCCGGCAGCAAGGACCCCGGGAGCGCGGGCGCCGGTGCCGCCGGGAGCGTGTTGGCCCGGACCACGGACATCCCCGAAGGTGGCGGCAAGGTCTTCAAGGACCGCAAGGTCGTGGTGACCCAGCCCGCCAAGGGCGAGTTCAAGGCGTTCTCGGCGGTCTGCCGGCATCAGGGGTGCCTGGTGAACGAGGTGGCGGACGGCACGATCAACTGTCCTTGCCACGGCAGCCGCTACGCCGTCGCCGACGGCAGCGTACGCAACGGGCCCGCCACTCAGGGGCTCGTCGCGGCGAAGGTGAGCGTGGAGGGCGGCTCGATCAAGCTGGGGTGA